From the genome of Desmodus rotundus isolate HL8 chromosome 2, HLdesRot8A.1, whole genome shotgun sequence, one region includes:
- the PASK gene encoding PAS domain-containing serine/threonine-protein kinase isoform X3, giving the protein MAHRLLMEDRGPPALEEDQRSLCGGPPLPAPTEGPAAQSPPQPSKSVSSAHRHLSRRNGLSKLCQSRMALSEDRWSSYCLSSLAAQNICTGKVPCPALAEQAGLAAPPGSTSCCSLLRGLSSGCSTPLLPAPAGNPNKAIFTVDPKTSEILVANDNACRLLGYSSHDLIGQKLTQFFLKPDCDVVEALSEEHVEADGHAAVVFGTVVDMVGRGGERIPVSVWMKRVKQERLCCVVVLEPVERVSAWVSFQSNGTVTSCDSIFAHLHGYECEDAVAGQHITDLIPSLQLPVPGQCLPQNLRIQRSVGRAKDGTTFPLSLKLKPNHCAEEAGAGQAAPELGYSASIWVFFTISGLITLLPDGTIYGINHSFALMLFGYGRTELLGKNITFLVPGFYHYMGPAYDSSSPLPDLVSRLDMGSLRGPGGMPRDPLQGWTTTEEVNSVLAGDPMLTPDRTPEPEGSQDAIPVAQAQEDIRGQLPSALTSPPSLGVLPRADSTPEGTLPAQGRSPPEDPRDSVLEEQELTAPGRRRRELLGGSRSDSVDTRPFASREDSEALTPAEGRSRGEVCGLSQEAQLQGRGLSAASHPSHQADAGGLPAGAGLPLLYPGYGPEQSVPQGCPDTAPSPPETARLSLPALEELWPGMQDDREELQTCLLKEQLPKLSFGGPQGVPSAELVLAKHAPCSTPVALCDLGDRDLLGSRSGSSSACYALATDLPGALDAAEAPEADRNTFSWDHKELFFSKWTDRTSDCSCASSECVGTATPSLAGSEVDVSAGPRLRAEVLDDRELSLLTGTYFNLGEGRQFCETHLDLDRTGPSDTLERDHASSREGPGGTPPRLGAVPTDTCPSEGPGLSIQVTSTPVRGDSLGTPEAPSLQREIQEGTYTGSCCHRDGSLLSVQFEVKRVELQGPAPLFCCWLVKDLLHGSQASATWTQLLLASPPSAMQPVCEHPGPSLGQVLRSRPWFEEPPKVGELEGLAACEGAYSQKYSTLSPLGSGAFGFVWTALDREQNKEVVVKFIKKEKVLEDCWVKDAELGKVTLEIAILSRVEHPNIIKVLDVFENQGFFQLVMEKHGSGLDLFAFIDRRPGLDEPLASYIFRQLVSAVGYLRSKSILHRDIKDENVVIAEDFTIKLIDFGSAAYLEKGKLFYTFCGTIEYCAPEVLMGNPYEGPELEMWSLGVTLYTLIFEENPFCELEETMEAVLNPPYLVSEDLMKLIAGLLQPVPEQRVTLEKLVTDPWVTQPVNLADYTWEEVCGIHQPESRVLSSESLEVESRSPSGAAQHPEQGASCPGAPP; this is encoded by the exons ATGGCCCACCGGCTCCTGATGGAGGACAGAGGCCCGCCAGCCTTGGAAGAGGATCAGAGGAGCCTGTGTGGAGGCCCGCCCTTGCCAGCGCCCACCGAGGGCCCAGCTGCGCAGAGCCCCCCCCAGCCCAGCAAGTCTGTGTCCTCGGCCCACAGACACCTGAGCAGAAGGAATGGGCTCTCGAAGCTCTGCCAGAGCAGGATGGCGCTCTCCG aagACAGATGGAGCTCCTACTGTCTCTCATCACTGGCCGCCCAAAACATCTGCACGGGGAAAGTgccttgcccagccctggctgagcagGCCGGCCTGGCTGCTCCCCCGGGTAGCACGTCCTGTTGCTCGCTGCTGCGCGGCTTGTCCTCGGGGTGCTCCACGCCCCTGCTCCCGGCCCCCGCCGGCAACCCCAACAAGGCCATCTTCACAGTGGACCCCAAGACCTCGGAG ATCCTGGTTGCCAACGACAATGCTTGCCGGCTCCTGGGGTACAGCAGCCATGACCTGATTGGCCAGAagctcacacagttcttcctgaAGCCGGACTGCGACGTGGTGGAAGCACTCAGTGAGGAGCACGTGGAGGCTGACGGCCACGCTGCCGTGGTGTTCGGcacagtg GTGGACATGGTGGGCCGCGGTGGGGAGCGGATCCCGGTGTCCGTGTGGATGAAGAGGGTGAAGCAGGAGCGGCTGTGCTGCGTGGTCGTGCTGGAGCCCGTGGAGAGGGTCTCAGCCTGGGTCTCCTTCCAAAGCAAC GGCACCGTCACGTCCTGTGACAGCATCTTCGCCCACCTGCATGGCTACGAGTGTGAGGACGCGGTGGCCGGGCAACATATCACAGACCTGATCCCCTCCCTGCAACTCCCTGTGCCTGGCCAGTGCCTCCCACAG AACCTTAGAATTCAGAGGTCTGTCGGGAGAGCCAAGGATGGCACCACCTTCCCCCTGAGCTTAAAGCTGAAACCCAACCACTGTGCGGAAGAGGCGGGAGCTGGCCAGGCGGCCCCCGAGCTGGGCTACTCTGCGTCCATCTGGGTGTTTTTCACCATCAGTGGCCTCATCACGCTCCTGCCGGATGGGACCATCTACGGCATCAACCACAGCTTTGCACTGATGCTGTTCGGTTATGGGCGGACCGAGCTCCTGGGCAAG AACATCACCTTCCTGGTCCCGGGTTTCTACCACTACATGGGCCCTGCGTACGACAGCTCGTCACCCCTGCCAGACCTGGTCAGCCGCCTGGACATGGGCAGCCTGCGTGGGCCTGGGGGAATGCCCAGGGACCCCCTGCAAGGGTGGACCACCACTGAGG AGGTCAATTCCGTGCTCGCTGGTGACCCCATGCTGACACCAGACAGGACCCCAGAGCCAGAGGGAAGCCAGGACGCCATCCCGGTGGCCCAGGCCCAAGAGGACATCAGAGGCCAGCTCCCTTCTGCCCTCACATCCCCGCCCAGTCTGGG TGTACTCCCCAGGGCAGACAGCACCCCAGAAGGAACCCTGCCAGCCCAGGGACGGTCACCACCTGAGGACCCGCGGGACAGTGTCCTGGAGGAGCAGGAGTTGACAGCACCAGGAAGACGCAGACGGGAACTTTTGGGGGGAAGCAGGTCTGACTCAGTGGACACGAGACCATTTGCTTCCCGTGAAGATTCTGAAGCTCTGACCCCAGCTGAGGGCAGGAGCCGGGGTGAGGTGTGTGGCCTGTCCCAGGAAGCACAGCTGCAGGGCAGGGGTTTGAGTGCTGCCAGCCACCCCAGCCATCAGGCAGACGCTGGGGGTCTGCCAGCAGGGGCAGGCCTCCCGCTGTTGTACCCTGGGTACGGGCCTGAGCAGAGCGTGCCCCAGGGGTGCCCCGACACAGCCCCTAGCCCACCAGAGACAGCACGGCTCTCACTGCCTGCTTTGGAGGAGCTGTGGCCGGGGATGCAGGATGACAGGGAGGAGCTGCAGACCTGCTTACTTAAGGAGCAGCTGCCCAAGTTGAGCTTTGGAGGACCTCAGGGTGTCCCCTCTGCTGAGCTCGTCCTGGCCAAGCACGCCCCCTGCTCCACCCCTGTGGCACTGTGTGACCTGGGAGACAGAGACCTGCTCGGCAGCCGCTCCGGCAGCTCCTCTGCCTGCTACGCCCTTGCCACAGACCTCCCTGGAGCCCTGGATGCAGCAGAGGCCCCGGAGGCTGACAGGAACACGTTTTCCTGGGACCACAAGGAACTGTTTTTCAGCAAATGGACAGACCGAACTTCAGACTGTTCCTGCGCCTCGTCTGAGTGTGTGGGGACGGCCACTCCTTCCCTGGCTGGCTCCGAGGTGGATGTGAGCGCTGGGCCCAGGCTGAGGGCTGAGGTTCTGGATGACAGGGAGCTGTCACTGCTAACTGGCACCTATTTCAACCTCGGCGAAGGCCGGCAGTTCTGTGAGACCCATCTGGACCTCGATCGCACAGGGCCATCTGACACCTTGGAGCGAGACCACGCGAGCAGCAGGGAGGGTCCTGGCGGCACCCCCCCAAGGCTGGGCGCCGTCCCCACGGACACGTGCCCGTCAGAGGGGCCCGGGCTGAGCATCCAGGTCACCTCCACGCCAGTGAGAGGGGACAGCTTGGGGACACCCGAAGCCCCCAGCCTGCAGCGCGAGATCCAGGAGGGCACCTATACTGGGAGCTGCTGCCACCGAGACGGCTCGCTGCTGA GTGTGCAGTTCGAGGTAAAGCGGGTGGAGCTCCAAGGCCCTGCACCCCTGTTCTGCTGCTGGCTGGTGAAAGACCTTTTGCATGGCTCCCAGGCCTCGGCCACATGGACCCAACTGCTGCTGGCCAGCCCGCCCAGCGCCATGCAGCCCGTGTGTGAGCACCCTGGGCCCAGCCTCGGGCAG GTGCTCAGAAGCAGGCCATGGTTTGAGGAGCCCCCCAAGGTGGGGGAGCTGGAGGGGCTGGCAGCCTGTGAGGGCGCATACTCCCAGAAGTACAGCACGCTGAGCCCGCTGGGCAGCGGGGCCTTTGGCTTCGTGTGGACTGCGCTGGACCGGGAACAGAATAAGGAG GTAGTGGTGAAGTTCATTAAGAAGGAGAAGGTTCTGGAGGACTGCTGGGTCAAGGATGCTGAACTTGGAAAAGTCACGTTAGAGATCGCGATCCTGTCCAGGGTGGAGCACCCCAACATCATCAAG GTCTTGGACGTGTTTGAGAACCAGGGCTTCTTCCAGCTGGTGATGGAGAAGCACGGCTCCGGCCTGGACCTCTTCGCCTTCATCGACCGCCGCCCCGGCCTGGACGAGCCTCTGGCCAGCTACATCTTCCGACAG CTGGTGTCAGCGGTGGGGTACCTGCGCTCGAAGAGCATCCTGCACCGGGACATCAAGGACGAGAACGTCGTCATTGCCGAGGACTTCACCATCAAGCTCATCGACTTTGGCTCCGCTGCCTACCTGGAAAAGGGCAAGCTGTTCTACACCTTTTGTGGGACGATCGAGTACTGTGCGCCCGAAGTTCTCATGGGGAATCC CTACGAGGGGCCAGAGCTGGAGATGTGGTCGCTGGGAGTCACGCTGTACACGCTCATCTTTGAGGAGAACCCCTTCTGTGAGCTGGAGGAAACCATGGAGGCCGTGCTCAACCCCCCGTACCTGGTGTCAGAAG ATCTCATGAAGCTCATAGCTGGGCTGCTGCAGCCTGTCCCTGAGCAACGTGTCACCTTGGAGAAGCTGGTGACAGACCCCTGGGTGACGCAGCCCGTGAACCTTGCTGACTATACCTGGGAGGAGGTGTGTGGGATCCACCAGCCAG AAAGCAGAGTTCTGTCCTCTGAGAGTCTGGAGGTGGAGAGCAGGAGCCCCAGCGGAGCTGCTCAGCATCCGGAGCAGGGGGCCTCGTGCCCCGGGGCACCCCCCTAA
- the PASK gene encoding PAS domain-containing serine/threonine-protein kinase isoform X2, with the protein MAHRLLMEDRGPPALEEDQRSLCGGPPLPAPTEGPAAQSPPQPSKSVSSAHRHLSRRNGLSKLCQSRMALSEDRWSSYCLSSLAAQNICTGKVPCPALAEQAGLAAPPGSTSCCSLLRGLSSGCSTPLLPAPAGNPNKAIFTVDPKTSEILVANDNACRLLGYSSHDLIGQKLTQFFLKPDCDVVEALSEEHVEADGHAAVVFGTVVDMVGRGGERIPVSVWMKRVKQERLCCVVVLEPVERVSAWVSFQSNGTVTSCDSIFAHLHGYECEDAVAGQHITDLIPSLQLPVPGQCLPQNLRIQRSVGRAKDGTTFPLSLKLKPNHCAEEAGAGQAAPELGYSASIWVFFTISGLITLLPDGTIYGINHSFALMLFGYGRTELLGKNITFLVPGFYHYMGPAYDSSSPLPDLVSRLDMGSLRGPGGMPRDPLQGWTTTEEVNSVLAGDPMLTPDRTPEPEGSQDAIPVAQAQEDIRGQLPSALTSPPSLGADSTPEGTLPAQGRSPPEDPRDSVLEEQELTAPGRRRRELLGGSRSDSVDTRPFASREDSEALTPAEGRSRGEVCGLSQEAQLQGRGLSAASHPSHQADAGGLPAGAGLPLLYPGYGPEQSVPQGCPDTAPSPPETARLSLPALEELWPGMQDDREELQTCLLKEQLPKLSFGGPQGVPSAELVLAKHAPCSTPVALCDLGDRDLLGSRSGSSSACYALATDLPGALDAAEAPEADRNTFSWDHKELFFSKWTDRTSDCSCASSECVGTATPSLAGSEVDVSAGPRLRAEVLDDRELSLLTGTYFNLGEGRQFCETHLDLDRTGPSDTLERDHASSREGPGGTPPRLGAVPTDTCPSEGPGLSIQVTSTPVRGDSLGTPEAPSLQREIQEGTYTGSCCHRDGSLLSVQFEVKRVELQGPAPLFCCWLVKDLLHGSQASATWTQLLLASPPSAMQPVCEHPGPSLGQVLRSRPWFEEPPKVGELEGLAACEGAYSQKYSTLSPLGSGAFGFVWTALDREQNKEVVVKFIKKEKVLEDCWVKDAELGKVTLEIAILSRVEHPNIIKVLDVFENQGFFQLVMEKHGSGLDLFAFIDRRPGLDEPLASYIFRQLVSAVGYLRSKSILHRDIKDENVVIAEDFTIKLIDFGSAAYLEKGKLFYTFCGTIEYCAPEVLMGNPYEGPELEMWSLGVTLYTLIFEENPFCELEETMEAVLNPPYLVSEERQVESGLKMWMQFCCYLMKLIAGLLQPVPEQRVTLEKLVTDPWVTQPVNLADYTWEEVCGIHQPESRVLSSESLEVESRSPSGAAQHPEQGASCPGAPP; encoded by the exons ATGGCCCACCGGCTCCTGATGGAGGACAGAGGCCCGCCAGCCTTGGAAGAGGATCAGAGGAGCCTGTGTGGAGGCCCGCCCTTGCCAGCGCCCACCGAGGGCCCAGCTGCGCAGAGCCCCCCCCAGCCCAGCAAGTCTGTGTCCTCGGCCCACAGACACCTGAGCAGAAGGAATGGGCTCTCGAAGCTCTGCCAGAGCAGGATGGCGCTCTCCG aagACAGATGGAGCTCCTACTGTCTCTCATCACTGGCCGCCCAAAACATCTGCACGGGGAAAGTgccttgcccagccctggctgagcagGCCGGCCTGGCTGCTCCCCCGGGTAGCACGTCCTGTTGCTCGCTGCTGCGCGGCTTGTCCTCGGGGTGCTCCACGCCCCTGCTCCCGGCCCCCGCCGGCAACCCCAACAAGGCCATCTTCACAGTGGACCCCAAGACCTCGGAG ATCCTGGTTGCCAACGACAATGCTTGCCGGCTCCTGGGGTACAGCAGCCATGACCTGATTGGCCAGAagctcacacagttcttcctgaAGCCGGACTGCGACGTGGTGGAAGCACTCAGTGAGGAGCACGTGGAGGCTGACGGCCACGCTGCCGTGGTGTTCGGcacagtg GTGGACATGGTGGGCCGCGGTGGGGAGCGGATCCCGGTGTCCGTGTGGATGAAGAGGGTGAAGCAGGAGCGGCTGTGCTGCGTGGTCGTGCTGGAGCCCGTGGAGAGGGTCTCAGCCTGGGTCTCCTTCCAAAGCAAC GGCACCGTCACGTCCTGTGACAGCATCTTCGCCCACCTGCATGGCTACGAGTGTGAGGACGCGGTGGCCGGGCAACATATCACAGACCTGATCCCCTCCCTGCAACTCCCTGTGCCTGGCCAGTGCCTCCCACAG AACCTTAGAATTCAGAGGTCTGTCGGGAGAGCCAAGGATGGCACCACCTTCCCCCTGAGCTTAAAGCTGAAACCCAACCACTGTGCGGAAGAGGCGGGAGCTGGCCAGGCGGCCCCCGAGCTGGGCTACTCTGCGTCCATCTGGGTGTTTTTCACCATCAGTGGCCTCATCACGCTCCTGCCGGATGGGACCATCTACGGCATCAACCACAGCTTTGCACTGATGCTGTTCGGTTATGGGCGGACCGAGCTCCTGGGCAAG AACATCACCTTCCTGGTCCCGGGTTTCTACCACTACATGGGCCCTGCGTACGACAGCTCGTCACCCCTGCCAGACCTGGTCAGCCGCCTGGACATGGGCAGCCTGCGTGGGCCTGGGGGAATGCCCAGGGACCCCCTGCAAGGGTGGACCACCACTGAGG AGGTCAATTCCGTGCTCGCTGGTGACCCCATGCTGACACCAGACAGGACCCCAGAGCCAGAGGGAAGCCAGGACGCCATCCCGGTGGCCCAGGCCCAAGAGGACATCAGAGGCCAGCTCCCTTCTGCCCTCACATCCCCGCCCAGTCTGGG GGCAGACAGCACCCCAGAAGGAACCCTGCCAGCCCAGGGACGGTCACCACCTGAGGACCCGCGGGACAGTGTCCTGGAGGAGCAGGAGTTGACAGCACCAGGAAGACGCAGACGGGAACTTTTGGGGGGAAGCAGGTCTGACTCAGTGGACACGAGACCATTTGCTTCCCGTGAAGATTCTGAAGCTCTGACCCCAGCTGAGGGCAGGAGCCGGGGTGAGGTGTGTGGCCTGTCCCAGGAAGCACAGCTGCAGGGCAGGGGTTTGAGTGCTGCCAGCCACCCCAGCCATCAGGCAGACGCTGGGGGTCTGCCAGCAGGGGCAGGCCTCCCGCTGTTGTACCCTGGGTACGGGCCTGAGCAGAGCGTGCCCCAGGGGTGCCCCGACACAGCCCCTAGCCCACCAGAGACAGCACGGCTCTCACTGCCTGCTTTGGAGGAGCTGTGGCCGGGGATGCAGGATGACAGGGAGGAGCTGCAGACCTGCTTACTTAAGGAGCAGCTGCCCAAGTTGAGCTTTGGAGGACCTCAGGGTGTCCCCTCTGCTGAGCTCGTCCTGGCCAAGCACGCCCCCTGCTCCACCCCTGTGGCACTGTGTGACCTGGGAGACAGAGACCTGCTCGGCAGCCGCTCCGGCAGCTCCTCTGCCTGCTACGCCCTTGCCACAGACCTCCCTGGAGCCCTGGATGCAGCAGAGGCCCCGGAGGCTGACAGGAACACGTTTTCCTGGGACCACAAGGAACTGTTTTTCAGCAAATGGACAGACCGAACTTCAGACTGTTCCTGCGCCTCGTCTGAGTGTGTGGGGACGGCCACTCCTTCCCTGGCTGGCTCCGAGGTGGATGTGAGCGCTGGGCCCAGGCTGAGGGCTGAGGTTCTGGATGACAGGGAGCTGTCACTGCTAACTGGCACCTATTTCAACCTCGGCGAAGGCCGGCAGTTCTGTGAGACCCATCTGGACCTCGATCGCACAGGGCCATCTGACACCTTGGAGCGAGACCACGCGAGCAGCAGGGAGGGTCCTGGCGGCACCCCCCCAAGGCTGGGCGCCGTCCCCACGGACACGTGCCCGTCAGAGGGGCCCGGGCTGAGCATCCAGGTCACCTCCACGCCAGTGAGAGGGGACAGCTTGGGGACACCCGAAGCCCCCAGCCTGCAGCGCGAGATCCAGGAGGGCACCTATACTGGGAGCTGCTGCCACCGAGACGGCTCGCTGCTGA GTGTGCAGTTCGAGGTAAAGCGGGTGGAGCTCCAAGGCCCTGCACCCCTGTTCTGCTGCTGGCTGGTGAAAGACCTTTTGCATGGCTCCCAGGCCTCGGCCACATGGACCCAACTGCTGCTGGCCAGCCCGCCCAGCGCCATGCAGCCCGTGTGTGAGCACCCTGGGCCCAGCCTCGGGCAG GTGCTCAGAAGCAGGCCATGGTTTGAGGAGCCCCCCAAGGTGGGGGAGCTGGAGGGGCTGGCAGCCTGTGAGGGCGCATACTCCCAGAAGTACAGCACGCTGAGCCCGCTGGGCAGCGGGGCCTTTGGCTTCGTGTGGACTGCGCTGGACCGGGAACAGAATAAGGAG GTAGTGGTGAAGTTCATTAAGAAGGAGAAGGTTCTGGAGGACTGCTGGGTCAAGGATGCTGAACTTGGAAAAGTCACGTTAGAGATCGCGATCCTGTCCAGGGTGGAGCACCCCAACATCATCAAG GTCTTGGACGTGTTTGAGAACCAGGGCTTCTTCCAGCTGGTGATGGAGAAGCACGGCTCCGGCCTGGACCTCTTCGCCTTCATCGACCGCCGCCCCGGCCTGGACGAGCCTCTGGCCAGCTACATCTTCCGACAG CTGGTGTCAGCGGTGGGGTACCTGCGCTCGAAGAGCATCCTGCACCGGGACATCAAGGACGAGAACGTCGTCATTGCCGAGGACTTCACCATCAAGCTCATCGACTTTGGCTCCGCTGCCTACCTGGAAAAGGGCAAGCTGTTCTACACCTTTTGTGGGACGATCGAGTACTGTGCGCCCGAAGTTCTCATGGGGAATCC CTACGAGGGGCCAGAGCTGGAGATGTGGTCGCTGGGAGTCACGCTGTACACGCTCATCTTTGAGGAGAACCCCTTCTGTGAGCTGGAGGAAACCATGGAGGCCGTGCTCAACCCCCCGTACCTGGTGTCAGAAG AAAGACAAGTGGAATCTGGCTTGAAAATGTGGATGCAGTTCTGTTGCT ATCTCATGAAGCTCATAGCTGGGCTGCTGCAGCCTGTCCCTGAGCAACGTGTCACCTTGGAGAAGCTGGTGACAGACCCCTGGGTGACGCAGCCCGTGAACCTTGCTGACTATACCTGGGAGGAGGTGTGTGGGATCCACCAGCCAG AAAGCAGAGTTCTGTCCTCTGAGAGTCTGGAGGTGGAGAGCAGGAGCCCCAGCGGAGCTGCTCAGCATCCGGAGCAGGGGGCCTCGTGCCCCGGGGCACCCCCCTAA